One genomic segment of Vibrio penaeicida includes these proteins:
- a CDS encoding sugar-binding transcriptional regulator: MTAKNDINSENSDLLTEISVAYYQDGATQEEISKKFSISRAKVGRMLKQARDEGIVEITVKYHPVFSAKIEQRLVERFGVKRALIALDQPTEELQRLQVAGLVSNYLNNTLKNGTVITVGQGRNVSAVAHHIGVISPRDCKFVCGIGGIHPRGGKFNADHICRQLAKKYGGSSETLYAPAYAETKAQKIAFMENSTVKQTLDLARKADVALVGIGDMSENSYMVDLGWFTAEEVVQARLHQGVVGDFAGYDFFDVQGNSANTVMSDRVIGLNLEEFRPISDVIAIAAENSKPLALLGALRTGVVDVIATTVSTALTVLNLDEQMNVIEK, from the coding sequence ATGACCGCAAAAAATGACATCAACTCAGAAAATAGCGATTTACTGACAGAGATTTCGGTAGCCTATTACCAGGATGGCGCGACTCAAGAAGAAATTTCTAAGAAGTTTTCCATTTCCCGTGCCAAAGTCGGACGTATGCTTAAACAAGCACGAGACGAAGGCATTGTTGAAATAACAGTGAAGTATCACCCTGTTTTTAGCGCGAAAATAGAACAGAGGCTAGTTGAAAGGTTTGGCGTTAAGAGGGCATTGATTGCGCTTGACCAGCCGACAGAAGAACTTCAACGCCTTCAAGTTGCTGGTTTGGTATCAAATTACCTAAACAACACACTCAAGAACGGAACCGTTATAACGGTAGGGCAAGGGCGAAATGTATCGGCCGTTGCGCATCATATCGGTGTGATATCACCAAGAGATTGTAAGTTTGTTTGCGGAATAGGGGGCATTCACCCTAGAGGCGGTAAATTTAATGCAGACCATATTTGTCGACAATTAGCCAAAAAATACGGTGGTTCATCGGAAACACTTTACGCGCCGGCCTACGCAGAAACCAAAGCGCAAAAAATAGCGTTCATGGAAAACAGCACGGTGAAGCAAACGTTAGATTTGGCACGTAAGGCAGATGTTGCACTCGTTGGTATTGGCGACATGAGTGAAAATAGCTATATGGTGGATTTGGGGTGGTTTACGGCAGAAGAAGTTGTGCAAGCTCGTTTACACCAAGGTGTCGTGGGCGATTTTGCCGGTTATGACTTCTTTGATGTGCAGGGAAACTCGGCTAATACGGTTATGAGTGATCGGGTTATTGGGCTTAACCTAGAAGAGTTCCGCCCCATAAGCGATGTTATAGCCATTGCTGCGGAGAATAGTAAGCCTCTTGCTTTACTAGGTGCACTTAGAACTGGTGTGGTTGATGTTATCGCCACTACCGTAAGTACTGCTCTCACAGTACTAAACCTTGATGAGCAAATGAATGTTATTGAAAAATAA
- a CDS encoding bifunctional diguanylate cyclase/phosphodiesterase yields MADLKRNIWTLYRLLALISSVIFLFIAWQQWQKVERSHSQEQYNAVQIFTTGITSLLNNQEMVLDVLGDRLLSENNYQSKDAGQEWLDSLLTINNSIAAFGLSDPYGNIRLVSSNLSMFAQPNLLEEDNTRESFAKTLASDSMVLGRTYYKEDIDEFILPIRKSIRDNSGNVLAVMTAGLQLDRTTLFNIRLHDSFEHKIGVIRDDYYIQFMTASHNTAVDYTTPISESFFDNLIHSVTTSNSLKLNELKTKGIPTVGYALDQENPALYAIQYIPRFNIWTVSEIDLRHIAYEYIGIMAIYLVIFMSIQAIFYLFVRSIDKHEKDRHEELLFQANHDPLTRLPNRHFLRSHIHRWLRPTAPPFSILFMDMDNFKNVNDSSGHDHGDKVLQEIASRLSDATDEQALLIRESGDEFIIVTSMTDHYELNRFANNIIHNLSKPYEIDQCSFILGCSIGIAQYPEHGTSLDTLLRCADIAMYDAKTRRNSLSFFTESMQSSYLHSVRLEQRLRQAIQQNQLYMVYQPQFNAQGNLHGVEALVRWNDDELGFVPPDKFISIAESCGLMPTLGQLIIDTTLAEMGKLQKQLGYDFQVSINISVRQITQDDFLDKLILSIQTQRFNQRNITLEITENLFIEDLDIVRPICESLNKLGVGISLDDFGTGYSSLSMLGELPFHEIKIDKGFIDNILTCTKSLKMVQNIISIGKNFDMQVLAEGVEYAKHEAVLKECGCDLFQGYLYAKPMPVSALAAFVEPYGLQHQQNLSQSQTDVA; encoded by the coding sequence ATGGCAGACTTAAAAAGGAACATATGGACGTTATATAGGTTGCTTGCCTTGATAAGCAGTGTGATATTTCTGTTCATCGCGTGGCAACAGTGGCAGAAAGTAGAACGTTCGCATTCCCAAGAGCAATATAACGCCGTTCAGATTTTTACCACTGGTATAACGTCACTCCTAAATAATCAAGAAATGGTGCTTGATGTACTGGGCGATCGGCTGCTTTCGGAGAATAACTATCAAAGCAAAGATGCGGGTCAGGAATGGTTAGACAGTTTGCTCACCATCAACAACAGCATCGCGGCTTTTGGTCTGTCAGATCCTTACGGCAATATTCGATTAGTCAGTTCTAATCTGAGTATGTTCGCGCAACCTAACCTTTTAGAAGAAGACAATACTCGTGAATCCTTCGCTAAAACGCTAGCTAGTGACTCAATGGTACTTGGAAGAACCTATTACAAAGAGGATATTGATGAGTTCATTCTACCAATTAGAAAGTCCATTCGTGACAACTCTGGAAACGTACTTGCAGTAATGACAGCGGGTCTTCAACTCGATAGAACCACGCTTTTCAACATCAGGCTTCATGACAGTTTCGAGCACAAAATTGGGGTTATAAGAGACGATTATTACATCCAGTTTATGACGGCCTCGCACAACACCGCTGTTGACTACACTACCCCTATCTCAGAATCATTTTTTGATAACTTGATTCACAGCGTGACGACATCTAATTCTCTCAAGCTGAATGAACTTAAAACTAAAGGCATTCCTACTGTCGGTTATGCATTGGATCAAGAAAACCCAGCGCTTTACGCAATCCAATACATCCCTAGATTCAATATTTGGACTGTGTCAGAAATCGACTTGCGTCATATCGCTTATGAATATATTGGAATCATGGCAATTTACCTCGTCATATTTATGTCTATTCAAGCGATTTTCTATCTATTTGTTCGCTCAATAGACAAGCATGAAAAGGATCGCCATGAGGAACTTCTTTTCCAAGCAAATCATGACCCTCTAACTCGTCTTCCAAACCGTCATTTCCTGCGCTCTCATATCCATCGCTGGCTCAGACCAACTGCTCCACCATTTTCAATCTTGTTCATGGATATGGATAACTTTAAAAATGTGAATGACAGCTCTGGGCATGATCATGGTGACAAAGTTTTGCAAGAAATTGCTTCTCGACTTTCGGACGCCACAGATGAACAAGCACTTTTAATCCGAGAAAGTGGAGACGAATTCATCATAGTAACGTCAATGACAGACCACTATGAGCTTAATCGATTTGCCAACAACATCATCCATAACTTGTCCAAGCCATATGAAATTGATCAATGCAGCTTTATATTGGGTTGCAGTATCGGTATCGCACAGTATCCAGAGCATGGTACTAGCCTCGATACACTTTTGCGTTGCGCGGATATTGCCATGTACGACGCTAAGACACGACGCAACTCACTAAGCTTTTTTACAGAGTCGATGCAAAGCAGTTACCTGCATTCAGTTAGGCTAGAGCAACGCTTACGCCAAGCGATACAGCAAAACCAACTGTATATGGTTTATCAGCCACAGTTTAATGCACAGGGCAACCTACATGGTGTAGAAGCGCTCGTTCGATGGAACGATGATGAGCTAGGATTTGTGCCACCAGACAAGTTTATTTCCATAGCGGAATCATGTGGTTTAATGCCAACACTGGGTCAGTTGATCATAGATACAACCTTGGCGGAAATGGGCAAATTGCAAAAGCAGCTTGGATACGATTTCCAGGTTTCAATCAATATATCCGTCCGACAGATTACCCAAGATGACTTTTTGGATAAGTTGATACTCTCTATTCAAACTCAGCGTTTCAATCAGCGTAATATTACCTTAGAAATTACTGAAAACCTCTTCATCGAAGACCTGGATATTGTTCGCCCTATTTGCGAAAGCTTGAATAAATTAGGAGTGGGTATTTCTCTCGACGATTTCGGTACTGGTTATTCTTCTTTAAGCATGTTGGGTGAACTGCCTTTCCATGAAATCAAGATTGATAAAGGGTTTATCGATAACATTTTAACCTGCACAAAATCGCTTAAGATGGTTCAAAACATTATCTCTATCGGTAAAAACTTCGATATGCAGGTTTTAGCGGAAGGGGTTGAATACGCAAAGCATGAAGCAGTATTGAAGGAATGTGGTTGCGATCTATTCCAAGGCTACCTTTACGCGAAGCCAATGCCTGTAAGCGCCCTTGCTGCATTCGTTGAGCCGTATGGTCTCCAGCATCAGCAAAACCTTTCCCAAAGCCAAACCGACGTAGCGTAA
- a CDS encoding sulfurtransferase, protein MTKALVTPSWLENKLTSDKVVVLDASLDLMIPGAPEPAHAGFIPDSLRFDYDKVIYDKQSPLPHMMPTEEEFQHHIRSLGIDQDTTVVVYDQAGTYASPRAWWMFKAMGFNSVYLLEGGLRAWINSGYRTVCSLSNSTHYGNATAKLNENFVYSSRDMLNAISKENHYTFDARPRARYEGKVKEPRAGVRSGHIPGSHSLPFQEVMNDIYFKPVNELTHLFNKWDLNSNSTLIFSCGSGVTAAILAVAAYESGYDNFSVYDGSWTEWGQSIELPVEVG, encoded by the coding sequence ATGACAAAAGCTTTGGTAACACCCTCTTGGCTAGAAAATAAATTAACTAGCGATAAAGTAGTCGTGCTAGATGCCAGCCTAGATCTCATGATTCCAGGAGCGCCGGAGCCCGCACACGCTGGTTTTATTCCTGATTCGTTGCGATTTGACTACGATAAAGTCATTTACGATAAACAATCTCCTCTTCCGCATATGATGCCAACTGAAGAAGAATTTCAGCACCATATTCGCTCGCTGGGCATCGATCAGGACACTACTGTCGTCGTTTACGACCAAGCTGGTACTTATGCCTCGCCAAGAGCTTGGTGGATGTTTAAAGCCATGGGGTTTAATTCAGTTTACTTGTTAGAAGGCGGGCTCAGAGCTTGGATAAACTCTGGATACAGAACAGTGTGTTCTCTGTCGAATTCAACGCATTACGGCAACGCTACAGCGAAACTAAACGAAAATTTCGTTTATAGCTCGCGTGACATGCTAAATGCGATCTCTAAAGAAAATCATTATACCTTTGATGCAAGACCACGAGCTCGCTACGAAGGAAAAGTTAAAGAGCCTCGCGCGGGCGTTAGATCAGGACATATTCCAGGTTCTCATAGTTTGCCTTTTCAAGAAGTGATGAATGATATTTACTTCAAACCCGTTAATGAGCTAACTCATCTATTTAATAAATGGGATTTAAATTCGAATAGTACGCTCATCTTTAGCTGCGGATCAGGTGTTACGGCTGCAATTTTAGCGGTTGCTGCTTATGAATCTGGGTATGATAATTTTTCTGTCTACGATGGTTCATGGACTGAGTGGGGTCAGTCAATTGAGCTTCCTGTTGAAGTTGGGTAA